The Setaria viridis chromosome 6, Setaria_viridis_v4.0, whole genome shotgun sequence genome contains a region encoding:
- the LOC117860336 gene encoding LOW QUALITY PROTEIN: disease resistance protein RGA2 (The sequence of the model RefSeq protein was modified relative to this genomic sequence to represent the inferred CDS: deleted 1 base in 1 codon), with translation MAESLLLPVVRGVLGKAADALVQKVTAMWGVDDDRRDLELKLLYVQPLLADAEAETAAGRAVRAWMRELRAAVYQADDVLDDFQYEALRREAQSHRPITRKVLDKFSSRNRLVFRHKASRELKDVLGKIDKLVKDMQKFGLMQREPDVPRPLYRQTHSALDDFTEIFGRDDDKDVVVKLLLDQQDQRNVQVLPIIGMGGLGKTTLAKMVYNDNSVQKHFELKMWHCCVSENFEATAVVRSIIQLASNGRCDLPDTMELLRQRLQEVIGRKRFLLVLDDVWNEEQRKWEDDLKPLLCSSIGGLGSMIVVTSGSRKVAFIMGTLPPHELTCLSEDDSWALFSKKAFINGVEQQEFISIGKLIVSRCKGLPLALKTMGGLMS, from the exons ATGGCTGAGTCGCTGCTCCTCCCCGTGGTGCGCGGCGTGCTCGGCAAGGCCGCCGACGCGCTCGTCCAGAAGGTCACCGCCATGTGGGGCGTCGACGACGACCGCCGGGACCTGGAGCTCAAGCTGCTGTACGTGCAGCCCCTGCTGGCCGACGCCGAGGCGGAGaccgcggccggccgcgccgtcAGGGCGTGGATGAGGGAGCTCAGGGCCGCCGTGTACCAGGCCGACGACGTCCTCGACGACTTCCAGTACGAGGCGCTGCGCCGAGAGGCCCAGAGCCACCGACCCATAACCCGCAAGGTACTCGACAAATTTTCCTCAAGGAATCGACTCGTGTTCCGTCATAAGGCCAGCAGGGAGCTCAAGGACGTGCTGGGCAAGATCGACAAGCTGGTGAAGGATATGCAGAAGTTTGGTCTGATGCAGAGAGAGCCAGATGTGCCGCGACCTCTGTATCGACAGACACATTCGGCACTGGATGACTTTACGGAGATCTTTGGCAGAGATGACGACAAGGATGTCGTGGTGAAGCTGTTGCTCGACCAGCAAGATCAGCGGAATGTGCAGGTGTTGCCTATCATTGGAATGGGAGGTTTGGGGAAGACCACGCTGGCAAAGATGGTGTACAATGACAACAGTGTTCAGAAGCACTTTGAGTTGAAGATGTGGCACTGT TGTGTATCTGAAAACTTCGAAGCTACTGCTGTTGTAAGATCCATCATACAATTGGCTTCAAATGGAAGATGTGACCTGCCTGACACCATGGAGCTGCTTCGACAGCGACTGCAGGAAGTAATTGGTCGGAAAAGATTCCTATTGGTTCTTGACGATGTGTGGAATGAAGAGCAGAGAAAGTGGGAGGATGACCTGAAGCCACTATTGTGTTCTTCTATTGGTGGATTGGGAAGCATGATAGTTGTCACAAGTGGAAGCCGAAAAGTTGCCTTTATAATGGGCACCCTTCCACCCCATGAGCTTACATGCCTCAGTGAAGATGATTCATGGGCATTGTTCTCAAAGAAAGCATTTATTAATGGAGTTGAGCAACAGGAGTTCATATCGATCGGCAAACTTATTGTCAGCAGGTGCAAGGGACTACCCCTTGCTTTGAAGACAATGGGTGGCTTGATGAGTTGA
- the LOC117861018 gene encoding ADP-ribosylation factor GTPase-activating protein AGD3, which produces MYFAKLDDSPMFRTQIQSLEEGAELLRERCLKFHKGCRKYTEGLGEAYDGDIAFASSLEAFGGGHNDPISVAFGGPVMTKFTIALREIGTYKEVLRSQVEHMLNDRLLNFVDIDLHDVKDAHKRFDKASLAYDQIREKYLSLKKGTRPDITTAIEDELHSARSSFEQARFNLVTSLSHIEAKKRFEFLEAVSATMDSHLRYFKQGYELLHQMEPYINQVLAYAQQSRERANKEQASLVERMHEYKRQIDRESRSSVNGLNDCYNGDGIPTIGRSSHKMIEAVMQSSTRGKVQTIRQGYLSKRSSNLRADWKRRFFVLDSRGMLYYYRKQITRPPAGCSIQRGVNPPEHGSGLLSRLFSSHYHGIVHDEKSVARHTVNLLTSTIKVDAEQSDLRFCFRIISPTKVYTLQAESAVDQMDWIEKITGVIASLLSSQSPEQCFMSSPKGSGHDRSASESSSFSSSVEFEPSISDDLVLEKNSGNGQHDVRGTHHHRTNMKPEKPIDLLRKVDGNNMCADCGASEPDWASLNLGALLCIECSGVHRNLGVHISKVRSLTLDVRVWEPSVINLFQSLGNMFVNNIWEEMLPSSNNGRPDDNLSVDGSDTSQYLSVKKPKHKDAFSAKEKFIHAKYVDKEFIQNYSMDESQLAQQMWNSVSANDKKSAYSLIVRSRANVNLVWGDMPSSSCLTLGKALQLEHPASTPGGSPRFFDCNSHDKIYAGEPLSPASTSSRTDDMEDSCEGLSLLHLACRVADVGMVELLLQYGANVNMTDSRGRTPLHHCILKGRHQHAKLLLSRGADSQAMDQDGRTASQYAIDCGTTDEDILILLEDHS; this is translated from the exons atgTATTTTGCCAAGCTCGATGACTCGCCCATGTTCCGGACGCAG ATACAGTCACTTGAGGAGGGTGCTGAATTGCTGAGAGAGAGATGTTTGAAGTTCCATAAAGGTTGCCGCAAGTATAC TGAAGGACTAGGGGAAGCATACGATGGAGATATTGCATTTGCAAGCTCACTTGAAGCATTTGGAGGAGGCCACAATGATCCAATTAGTGTTGCTTTTGGTG GACCTGTCATGACTAAATTTACAATTGCCTTGAGAGAAATTGGAACATACAAGGAAGTCCTGCGCTCCCAG GTTGAACACATGCTAAATGACAGACTGCTGAATTTTGTAGATATTGATTTGCATGATGTGAAG GATGCTCATAAGCGTTTTGACAAGGCTAGCCTTGCATATGACCAG ATTCGTGAGAAGTACCTATCATTGAAGAAAGGCACACGACCAGACATAACAACTGCGATCGAAGAT GAGCTCCACAGTGCTAGATCTTCATTTGAGCAAGCTCGTTTCAACCTG GTCACGTCACTTTCCCACATCGAAGCAAAGAAGAGATTTGAATTTTTGGAGGCTGTTAGTGCGACAATGGACTCACATCTTCGATATTTCAAACAA GGATATGAACTATTGCATCAAATGGAGCCATATATTAATCAG GTTCTTGCTTATGCTCAGCAATCAAGGGAAAGGGCAAACAAGGAACAAGCTTCTCTTGTAGAGAGGATGCATGAGTACAAAAGGCAGATAGACCGAGAAAGTCGGTCTTCTGTAAATGGTTTGAATGATTGTTACAATGGTGACGGAATACCAACAATCGGTAGGAGTTCACATAAAATGATTGAGGCAGTGATGCAGTCATCCACAAGAGGCAAG GTACAGACCATTCGTCAAGGTTACCTTTCAAAGAGATCGTCAAACttgagagccgattggaaaagaAGGTTCTTCGTACTTGATAGTCGAGGAATGTTGTACTACTATCGCAAACAAATTACTAGGCCACCT GCCGGTTGTTCCATCCAAAGAGGCGTTAACCCCCCTGAACATGGTTCTGGGTTGTTGAGTAGATTGTTCTCTTCTCATTACCATGGTATTGTACATGATGAGAAGTCTGTTGCACGGCATACTGTAAATTTGTTGACATCAACCATTAAAGTTGATGCAGAGCAATCAGATCTGAGGTTCTGCTTCAGAATTATTTCACCCACAAAGGTCTACACACTGCAG GCAGAGAGTGCAGTAGATCAGATGGATTGGATTGAAAAGATAACTGGTGTTATTGCTTCTCTCCTGAGCTCACAATCCCCAGAACAG TGTTTTATGTCAAGCCCTAAGGGCAGTGGCCATGATAGGAGTGCCAGTGAGAGTAGCTCCTTTAGTAGTTCAGTGGAATTTGAACCTTCCATAAGCGATGATTTGGTACTGGAGAAGAACTCTGGAAATGGGCAGCATGATGTCAGAGGCACACATCATCACAGAACTAACATGAAACCTGAAAAACCAATTGACTTGCTTAGGAAAGTCGATGGCAATAATATGTGTGCAGATTGTGGTGCTTCAGAACCAGATTGGGCATCTCTAAACCTTGGTGCCCTTCTATGCATAGAGTGTTCTGGGGTGCACAGAAATCTTGGAGTGCATATATCGAAG GTAAGATCTCTGACACTTGATGTCAGAGTTTGGGAGCCATCTGTAATCAATCTCTTTCAGTCACTAGGCAACATGTTTGTCAACAATATTTGGGAAGAGATGTTACCTTCATCAAATAATGGCCGTCCTGATGATAATTTAAG tgTTGATGGATCAGACACATCACAATACCTCTCTGTTAAAAAGCCAAAACACAAAGATGCTTTCTCTGCCAAAGAGAAGTTTATTCATGCCAAG TATGTTGACAAAGAATTCATACAGAACTATAGCATGGATGAGAGTCAGCTAGCTCAGCAGATGTGGAATAGTGTATCTGCAAATGACAAGAAATCTGCATACAGTCTTATTGTGAGATCACGTGCCAATGTAAATTTGGTTTGGGGAGATATGCCTTCTAGTTCGTGTTTGACTCTTGGCAAAGCACTTCAACTAGAGCACCCAGCTTCAACACCTGGTGGTAGTCCTAGATTTTTTGATTGCAATTCTCATGACAAGATTTATGCGGGAGAGCCCCTTTCCCCAGCTAGCACAAGTTCACGCACAGATGACATGGAGGACAGTTGTGAAGGTCTCTCCTTGCTTCATCTTGCATGCCGTGTCGCAGATGTTGGTATGGTTGAATTACTATTGCAGTATGGCGCTAATGTAAACATGACTGATTCAAGGGGTCGGACACCCCTTCATCACTGCATTTTAAaaggaagacatcagcatgctAAGCTTCTCCTCTCCAG AGGGGCCGATTCACAGGCCATGGACCAAGATGGTAGAACAGCATCACAATATGCAATCGACTGCGGAACAACCGATGAAGATATTCTTATTTTGTTAGAGGACCATAGTTGA